A stretch of the Candidatus Nealsonbacteria bacterium genome encodes the following:
- the pyrH gene encoding UMP kinase has protein sequence MEEKTKRIVIALGGSIICPKEINTSFLRQFYRSIKKEIKNGYKFIIVTGGGDVARNFQNAALLINRVSNKERDWIGIHATYLNAHLLRAIFKKEAEPSIFNERFKIKEFDGHSVIIASGWNPGRSTDFIAVQIALDFGIDKIVILGKPDYVYSKDPSKNEDAVKIKDIRWKDYLKIIPSRWRPGRSMPVDPVAARLAKKEKLEVIVADGKDLKNLKNILRDKKFKGTKIHV, from the coding sequence ATGGAGGAAAAAACAAAAAGAATCGTTATAGCGCTAGGGGGATCAATTATTTGTCCCAAAGAGATCAATACTTCTTTTCTTCGTCAGTTCTATCGTTCAATAAAAAAAGAAATAAAGAATGGTTACAAGTTTATTATTGTCACCGGTGGAGGTGATGTCGCTAGAAATTTTCAAAACGCAGCTCTTCTAATCAACAGAGTATCAAATAAAGAAAGAGACTGGATCGGCATTCATGCAACATATTTAAATGCTCATCTCTTAAGAGCAATTTTCAAAAAGGAGGCTGAACCCTCCATTTTTAATGAAAGATTTAAAATTAAAGAATTTGACGGACATTCAGTGATTATCGCTTCGGGGTGGAACCCGGGAAGATCAACCGATTTCATTGCGGTTCAAATCGCCTTAGATTTCGGTATTGATAAGATAGTGATTCTTGGTAAACCAGATTATGTCTATAGTAAAGACCCATCTAAAAATGAGGATGCTGTAAAGATTAAAGATATAAGGTGGAAAGATTACTTAAAAATTATTCCGTCCCGTTGGAGGCCGGGAAGATCAATGCCCGTAGATCCAGTAGCAGCTAGATTAGCAAAGAAAGAAAAATTAGAAGTAATTGTAGCTGATGGGAAAGATTTGAAAAATTTAAAGAATATTTTAAGAGATAAAAAATTTAAAGGAACTAAAATACATGTTTGA
- a CDS encoding YbaB/EbfC family nucleoid-associated protein — MFDKLKQIKQLKELQASLKKERVEVERLGVQVIINGGLEVEEITINPSLSKEEQEKLLVDSINEAIKKIQVIAAQKMSGISGFGA; from the coding sequence ATGTTTGATAAACTAAAACAAATAAAACAGTTAAAAGAATTACAAGCTAGTCTAAAGAAGGAAAGAGTAGAGGTTGAAAGATTAGGGGTTCAGGTTATCATTAACGGTGGTCTAGAGGTTGAAGAAATCACAATAAACCCTTCTCTGTCAAAAGAAGAGCAAGAGAAATTATTAGTTGATTCTATAAACGAAGCAATTAAAAAAATCCAAGTTATAGCTGCTCAAAAAATGTCAGGTATTTCAGGATTTGGAGCATGA
- the thpR gene encoding RNA 2',3'-cyclic phosphodiesterase — MKTNFFIAVNLPKELKENLRKHQSYWPEIPAKWIDGKNLHLTLLFLGQLPDKKIEECKEIIKNITDQAKPLDLVIEEISYGPPNGYSFIWANVKKTKELVELRELLEEKIAKTKINDIKIEKEKNLPHITLARINQMEFRQIDPEERPEIKEKININVKIGSIELMESILKKTGSEYSVVETFKLKNI; from the coding sequence ATGAAAACTAATTTTTTTATTGCTGTAAATCTTCCAAAAGAATTAAAGGAAAATCTTAGAAAACATCAAAGTTATTGGCCGGAAATTCCTGCAAAATGGATTGACGGAAAAAATCTTCATTTAACCCTTCTTTTTTTAGGGCAATTACCAGATAAAAAAATAGAAGAGTGTAAGGAGATAATTAAAAATATTACCGACCAAGCAAAACCTTTAGATTTAGTTATTGAAGAAATATCCTATGGACCACCCAATGGTTATAGCTTTATATGGGCTAATGTAAAAAAAACAAAAGAATTGGTTGAATTGAGGGAATTACTAGAAGAAAAAATAGCAAAAACAAAAATTAATGATATAAAGATTGAAAAGGAAAAAAATCTGCCTCACATCACTTTAGCCAGGATTAATCAAATGGAATTTAGGCAAATTGATCCAGAAGAAAGACCTGAAATAAAGGAGAAAATTAATATTAATGTTAAAATAGGTTCTATAGAACTAATGGAATCAATATTAAAAAAAACGGGTTCGGAATATAGTGTTGTCGAAACTTTTAAACTAAAAAATATATGA
- a CDS encoding MBL fold metallo-hydrolase codes for MKVRSILVGELNTNCYLIASQKDAFIVDPGGDYEKILKLIEGYNLKAIILTHYHPDHTLVLNEIKKATNALVLAHGSEKELLYLLGITPDRYIKDEELLSLDDGELKVVHTPGHSKGSICLIANDFIITGDTLFENGYGRTDLPGGSNDQMKKSLEKLKEIIKPGMKIYPGHGPSFIY; via the coding sequence ATGAAAGTAAGGTCTATTCTGGTCGGAGAGTTAAATACGAATTGTTACTTAATAGCATCCCAAAAGGATGCTTTTATTGTTGATCCGGGGGGAGATTATGAAAAGATATTAAAATTAATTGAGGGCTATAATCTTAAAGCCATTATTTTAACCCATTATCATCCTGACCATACTTTAGTACTAAATGAGATCAAAAAAGCCACTAACGCGCTTGTATTGGCTCATGGGAGCGAAAAAGAACTATTATATCTTCTTGGAATTACGCCTGATAGATATATCAAAGATGAAGAACTACTAAGTCTTGACGATGGAGAATTGAAAGTAGTCCATACACCCGGGCATAGCAAGGGAAGTATTTGCCTGATAGCCAATGATTTCATTATTACCGGAGATACTCTTTTTGAAAATGGTTATGGAAGAACTGATCTTCCTGGAGGATCAAATGACCAGATGAAAAAGTCCCTTGAAAAATTAAAGGAAATAATAAAGCCGGGTATGAAAATATATCCCGGCCATGGTCCGTCATTTATTTATTGA
- a CDS encoding elongation factor P, producing the protein MISSNDFEKGMRIVIDSIPYEIIETNNMFKGRGQSVLQTKLKNLKNGTVLSRTFRSSESFKEAEIDKMKAKFLYKNKSGYFFSKDNDPKQRFSLTEDQIGPVAKFLKEGETVEGIIFGEDIINIAPPIKVILKVTEAPPGVKGDRVQSGNKMVKIETGVEISAPLFIKEGDLIEVNTETEEYVRRIQ; encoded by the coding sequence ATGATATCATCTAACGATTTTGAAAAAGGAATGAGGATAGTAATTGACAGTATTCCTTATGAAATAATTGAGACAAATAATATGTTTAAGGGAAGAGGTCAGTCAGTTCTACAAACCAAGCTTAAGAATCTTAAAAATGGAACTGTCCTGTCTCGAACCTTTCGTTCTTCGGAATCATTTAAAGAGGCCGAAATTGATAAAATGAAGGCTAAGTTCTTGTATAAGAATAAGAGTGGATATTTCTTCTCTAAAGATAACGACCCCAAACAAAGATTTAGCTTAACTGAAGATCAGATTGGCCCAGTTGCTAAATTCCTAAAAGAAGGCGAAACGGTTGAGGGTATTATTTTCGGAGAAGATATTATCAATATTGCTCCACCAATAAAAGTTATATTAAAAGTTACTGAAGCCCCTCCAGGAGTAAAGGGAGACCGAGTTCAGTCGGGAAATAAAATGGTAAAGATTGAGACTGGTGTTGAAATATCAGCTCCTCTCTTTATCAAAGAGGGAGATTTAATAGAGGTAAACACTGAGACTGAAGAGTACGTAAGAAGAATTCAATAA
- the fmt gene encoding methionyl-tRNA formyltransferase: MKIVFFGTPEFGADILKNLIGTKYQPSLIVTNPDKPAGRDKKITESPVSELAKEHKIPVLKPKHIKEIQGNLEKIKPDLMIVAAYGKFLPIEMIELPGYKTLNVHPSLLPKYRGSSPIQYAILNGDKKTGVTIMLINEEMDKGDILSKKEVTLKNEIYPELSKKLSDVGSDLLKETIPKWIKGGIKPQKQNEKEAVYTKILDKYDGKIDWKQPAKQIERQVRAFNPWPGTYAYFISKKTNKETLIKVIEADILEQTEAGPFGLPGKVYMAPNSNLAVQTGKDFLVIKRLQIEGKNPIATKDYLQGNIDLIGIILI; this comes from the coding sequence ATGAAAATAGTTTTTTTTGGTACACCAGAGTTCGGAGCAGATATTTTAAAAAATTTAATTGGTACTAAATACCAACCATCATTAATAGTGACTAATCCTGATAAGCCGGCGGGAAGGGATAAGAAAATAACTGAATCCCCTGTTTCAGAACTAGCTAAGGAACATAAAATACCAGTATTAAAACCCAAGCATATTAAAGAAATTCAAGGAAACCTTGAAAAAATTAAACCGGATCTAATGATAGTTGCGGCTTATGGTAAATTCCTGCCGATTGAAATGATTGAGCTGCCTGGATATAAGACATTAAATGTTCACCCTTCGCTCTTACCAAAATATAGAGGATCATCCCCTATTCAATACGCCATTCTTAATGGAGACAAAAAGACTGGGGTAACCATTATGTTAATTAACGAAGAAATGGATAAGGGAGATATTTTATCCAAAAAAGAAGTAACCCTTAAAAATGAAATCTACCCAGAGCTTTCAAAAAAACTATCTGATGTTGGATCAGATCTTTTAAAGGAAACCATACCAAAATGGATTAAGGGTGGAATAAAGCCCCAAAAACAAAACGAGAAAGAAGCAGTTTATACCAAAATACTTGATAAGTATGATGGTAAAATTGATTGGAAACAACCGGCCAAACAAATTGAAAGACAAGTAAGGGCGTTTAATCCTTGGCCTGGAACTTATGCATATTTTATATCTAAAAAAACAAATAAAGAAACTTTGATAAAGGTAATTGAAGCAGATATATTAGAACAGACTGAGGCTGGTCCTTTTGGTCTCCCCGGTAAAGTATATATGGCTCCAAACAGTAATTTGGCAGTTCAAACCGGTAAGGACTTTTTGGTGATTAAACGATTACAGATTGAAGGAAAGAATCCCATTGCTACTAAAGATTATCTGCAAGGGAATATAGATTTAATAGGAATAATATTAATATAA
- the murC gene encoding UDP-N-acetylmuramate--L-alanine ligase yields the protein MKVHFIGIGGIGVSSLAQYFIATENTVSGSDLNSSEITEKLEKLGVKISINNSAKNISKDIDLVIYSPAVKPNNPELKKAISLGIKTQTYPEALGEITKKYFTIAVSGTHGKSTTSSMIALILINAGLDPTVIIGTKMKEFDNGNFRMGKSKYLVIEADEYKESFLNYHPRIITLTNIEADHLDYYKNINNILKAFSKYLENIHHNGYIIANKEDENINKILDKRRGVEYYSIKQSEAKEIKKIIKVPGEHNLYNALAAFETALILGIKKGAILQGLSLYKGSWRRFEIFKGKDITLVSDYGHHPTEIEKTLKAAREKFPKKRIRCIFQPHQYERTFSLFNDFVKTLKEMPIDEIILSEIYTVPGREKESIKKKVNSKKLARAVNSKNVICKKTFNLIEKYTTETHQKDDVLIVMGAGDIYELFLRLKEKFIDKSS from the coding sequence ATGAAGGTTCATTTTATTGGAATAGGAGGTATCGGAGTTTCTTCTCTTGCTCAATATTTTATTGCAACAGAAAATACAGTTAGCGGATCAGATCTTAATTCTTCTGAGATTACTGAAAAGCTTGAAAAGTTGGGAGTAAAAATATCTATAAATAATTCGGCTAAAAATATATCAAAAGATATTGATCTTGTAATTTATAGCCCGGCTGTTAAACCAAACAACCCAGAACTTAAAAAAGCAATTAGTCTTGGAATAAAAACCCAAACTTACCCTGAAGCACTAGGAGAAATAACTAAAAAGTATTTCACTATCGCTGTTTCAGGAACTCATGGCAAAAGTACAACTTCTTCAATGATAGCCCTTATTCTAATAAATGCTGGATTAGATCCGACTGTAATTATTGGGACAAAAATGAAGGAGTTTGACAATGGTAATTTTAGAATGGGGAAATCAAAATATTTAGTCATTGAAGCAGACGAATACAAGGAATCATTTCTGAATTATCATCCGAGGATAATAACACTGACCAATATTGAAGCTGATCATCTTGACTACTATAAAAATATCAACAATATATTAAAAGCTTTTTCTAAATACTTAGAAAATATTCATCATAATGGTTACATTATTGCAAATAAAGAGGATGAAAATATTAATAAAATTCTAGATAAAAGAAGGGGAGTTGAATATTATTCAATCAAGCAGAGTGAAGCAAAAGAAATAAAAAAAATCATTAAAGTTCCCGGAGAGCACAATCTATACAATGCTCTAGCAGCATTTGAAACAGCCCTAATATTGGGGATTAAAAAAGGCGCCATTCTTCAGGGGCTATCTTTATACAAAGGTTCTTGGCGTCGTTTTGAAATTTTTAAGGGGAAAGATATAACTCTGGTATCTGACTATGGACATCATCCCACAGAGATTGAAAAGACATTAAAAGCTGCGAGGGAAAAGTTTCCTAAGAAAAGAATAAGATGTATTTTCCAGCCTCATCAATATGAAAGAACATTTAGCCTTTTTAATGATTTTGTGAAAACATTAAAAGAAATGCCAATTGATGAAATAATACTGTCTGAGATATATACTGTGCCTGGTCGAGAAAAGGAAAGTATAAAAAAGAAAGTTAATTCAAAGAAATTAGCGCGTGCTGTAAATAGTAAAAATGTTATTTGTAAAAAAACCTTTAACCTTATTGAAAAATACACAACAGAAACTCATCAAAAGGACGATGTTTTAATTGTTATGGGAGCAGGCGATATCTATGAATTATTCCTAAGACTTAAGGAAAAATTTATTGACAAAAGTAGTTAA
- a CDS encoding polyprenyl synthetase family protein has translation MFEKKQSEDLLRTLEELGEVVDPVIEEILGLSVDEKFSEIVKYQLSAGGKRLRPALLLSACYLLNGKTKYAIYPAAGIEILHNYTLIIDDIIDNSYLRRGKPTLWKKLGKSTAECVAMIYASSIFQATQRSKNPILISEMFARGLKLVTEGEILDILYDRKEKENEPYIQENRFKEISLKDYLEMIMKKTAILFQLSCEIGGISANGSKEEVNALGGYGLNLGMAFQIQDDILDIFGDEKKLGKQIGKDIVEGKGGNIVILLAIEKLKNKDKKELLDILSNKKILKRDIKRAIELIEKTNSKEMAEKMGEEYIKESKSFLEPLPKNEWHELMNLLANFVIKRYK, from the coding sequence ATGTTTGAAAAGAAACAATCAGAAGATCTATTAAGGACTCTGGAGGAACTGGGGGAAGTGGTGGATCCAGTAATAGAGGAGATTTTGGGGTTAAGTGTTGATGAAAAATTTTCAGAAATAGTTAAATATCAGTTGTCAGCCGGCGGAAAAAGATTAAGGCCGGCTCTTTTATTGTCTGCGTGCTATCTATTGAACGGTAAAACTAAATATGCTATTTATCCTGCAGCAGGAATTGAAATTCTACATAATTATACTCTAATAATTGATGATATTATAGACAATTCTTACTTAAGAAGAGGCAAACCGACGTTATGGAAAAAGCTTGGTAAATCTACAGCAGAATGTGTAGCTATGATTTATGCTTCTTCAATTTTTCAGGCTACTCAAAGATCAAAGAATCCTATTCTAATATCAGAGATGTTTGCAAGAGGATTAAAATTAGTAACAGAAGGAGAAATTCTTGATATCTTATACGATCGAAAGGAGAAAGAAAATGAGCCTTACATTCAAGAAAATCGTTTTAAGGAAATATCTTTAAAAGATTATCTTGAAATGATAATGAAAAAGACTGCAATTCTTTTTCAATTATCTTGTGAAATAGGCGGGATATCAGCTAACGGATCAAAAGAGGAAGTTAATGCTTTAGGTGGCTATGGATTGAATCTTGGCATGGCCTTTCAGATTCAAGATGATATCCTTGATATATTTGGAGATGAAAAAAAATTAGGAAAACAAATAGGTAAAGATATAGTTGAAGGTAAGGGTGGAAATATTGTAATACTCCTGGCTATAGAAAAATTAAAAAATAAAGACAAAAAAGAGCTATTAGACATTCTATCTAATAAAAAGATACTCAAGAGAGACATTAAAAGAGCCATAGAATTAATTGAGAAAACAAATAGTAAAGAAATGGCGGAAAAGATGGGAGAGGAATATATTAAAGAATCAAAATCTTTTCTAGAGCCACTTCCAAAAAACGAATGGCACGAATTAATGAATCTTTTAGCTAATTTTGTTATTAAAAGATATAAATAA
- a CDS encoding secondary thiamine-phosphate synthase enzyme YjbQ, protein MKILNKTFNYQTKGEYDFIDITNEVKDFVDNSGIKNGLVNIQILHTSAALMVNENEPLLIEDIKDNLEECSPKSKEYRHDNLSMRTVNVCDSECMNGHSHCKAIHLLMNATINLIDNKLQLGQWQNIMLVELDSSRPRNIQVQIIGE, encoded by the coding sequence ATGAAAATTTTAAACAAAACATTTAACTACCAAACAAAAGGAGAATACGACTTCATTGATATTACTAATGAAGTTAAAGATTTCGTTGACAATTCAGGAATAAAAAACGGACTGGTTAATATTCAAATACTTCATACCTCAGCAGCTTTAATGGTGAATGAAAATGAACCTCTTTTAATTGAAGACATTAAAGATAATTTAGAAGAATGTTCTCCGAAGTCAAAAGAATATCGACACGATAACCTTTCAATGAGAACAGTAAATGTTTGTGATAGCGAATGTATGAATGGACATTCTCACTGTAAGGCAATACACTTACTGATGAATGCCACGATAAACTTAATTGATAACAAACTGCAATTAGGCCAATGGCAAAACATAATGTTAGTTGAACTAGATAGCTCAAGACCAAGAAATATACAAGTACAAATTATAGGAGAGTAG